A region of Deltaproteobacteria bacterium DNA encodes the following proteins:
- a CDS encoding oxygenase MpaB family protein produces MDGFVIPLAYRAGYEKASALRPDLAAKYIRHTVVDDPPADAVIEALAPLGHREGERFVDAAMEQDTKALTGAPRPLRDFLEEVESRPGWFDGDAVLPGRHAFQRHLDLFTAAFVVVTLRNFTSLMSKVFFMSGRVTTQQGLQRIRQNIRYMIEMIMLPNSLERAGEGWKFSVRIRLMHARIRRQLRTSGQWDEAVHGAPISAANLALASANFSASMIRDAERLGADLNDEARAGLMQIWRYASWLIGTPEALLFDGDEAETVELSRIAHLCEPPPDKVSSLIANALVWALPEVARLTDRDAKRSMVEHGYRVSRALLGDDVADRLEFPEQRTAGLLPWLRYKRRLHMAVGELAPGMVRKWRVDPFVLLLDAAMIDDLRCRLPDRLVAAMATANLPKRG; encoded by the coding sequence ATGGACGGGTTTGTAATCCCTTTGGCGTATCGGGCCGGATACGAGAAGGCGTCCGCGCTCCGTCCGGATCTGGCGGCGAAGTATATCCGGCACACGGTGGTCGACGATCCGCCGGCCGATGCCGTCATCGAGGCGTTGGCGCCGTTGGGTCACCGAGAGGGCGAACGATTCGTCGATGCCGCCATGGAGCAGGACACGAAGGCTCTCACGGGAGCGCCGCGGCCTTTGCGCGATTTCCTGGAAGAGGTCGAGAGCCGGCCGGGGTGGTTCGACGGCGACGCGGTCCTTCCGGGCCGCCATGCGTTCCAACGGCATCTGGACCTGTTCACCGCCGCGTTCGTGGTGGTCACCTTGCGAAACTTCACCAGCTTGATGAGCAAGGTGTTCTTCATGAGCGGGCGGGTCACGACCCAGCAGGGCCTGCAGCGAATTCGGCAGAACATCCGGTACATGATCGAGATGATCATGCTGCCGAACTCCCTCGAACGTGCGGGAGAGGGCTGGAAGTTCTCCGTCCGCATCCGGCTGATGCACGCTCGGATCAGGCGGCAGCTCCGGACCTCGGGCCAATGGGACGAAGCAGTCCATGGCGCGCCCATCAGCGCCGCGAACCTGGCGCTGGCGTCAGCCAACTTCTCCGCGTCGATGATCCGGGACGCCGAGCGGCTCGGGGCGGATCTGAACGACGAAGCCCGGGCCGGTCTCATGCAGATCTGGCGCTACGCATCGTGGCTGATCGGGACGCCCGAGGCGTTGCTGTTCGACGGCGACGAGGCCGAAACCGTCGAGTTGTCGCGGATCGCGCACCTGTGCGAACCGCCGCCCGACAAGGTATCGTCGCTGATCGCGAACGCTTTGGTGTGGGCCTTGCCGGAGGTGGCGAGGTTGACCGATCGGGACGCCAAGCGTTCCATGGTGGAACACGGGTATCGGGTCTCCCGCGCGCTTCTCGGCGACGATGTAGCGGATCGGCTCGAGTTTCCCGAGCAACGGACGGCGGGGCTGCTGCCGTGGCTGCGTTACAAGCGCCGGCTCCACATGGCCGTCGGCGAGCTGGCGCCGGGCATGGTCCGGAAGTGGCGAGTGGATCCGTTCGTGCTGCTGCTCGACGCGGCGATGATCGACGACCTCCGTTGCCGGTTGCCCGATCGGTTGGTGGCGGCGATGGCGACGGCGAATCTCCCGAAGCGCGGGTGA
- a CDS encoding methyltransferase domain-containing protein — MDHHDESGVSAQDRAVASHFDELTVDFYMKSWNPDHLHFGLFEAGECPEKGEPLVGSAEFERGLERMIDVMVAPALIGEDHHVVDAGCGIGGTAIYLAKTKGCMVTGVNLSRKQLEIAEKKVVDAGLEDRIDLEYGNCSLALPFAGDSIDAVVNVESACHYSDRERFLREVRRVLKPGGRIVATDWLMRDGLTVDQHEKYIRPMYEPWAIPGLESRSTYSRRLRDAGLTVLEFEGFNGKDVDNQRLVQNNYQILRGLEFCGLLPAKLRRLMEKFQVLDVAWQSGCFELGRYCALKPE; from the coding sequence TTGGACCACCACGACGAATCGGGCGTCTCGGCACAAGATCGCGCGGTCGCGAGCCACTTCGACGAACTGACCGTGGATTTCTACATGAAGTCATGGAATCCCGATCACCTTCACTTCGGATTGTTCGAGGCTGGAGAATGTCCTGAGAAAGGCGAGCCTCTCGTAGGGTCGGCGGAGTTCGAGCGCGGCCTGGAACGCATGATCGACGTAATGGTCGCCCCGGCCCTGATCGGGGAGGACCATCACGTAGTGGACGCGGGTTGCGGGATCGGTGGAACCGCCATCTATCTCGCAAAGACAAAGGGTTGTATGGTTACCGGCGTCAACCTGAGCCGGAAGCAGTTGGAGATAGCCGAGAAGAAGGTCGTAGATGCGGGTCTGGAGGACCGGATCGACCTCGAGTATGGGAACTGTTCCCTCGCTCTGCCGTTCGCCGGGGATTCCATCGACGCCGTTGTCAACGTCGAAAGCGCCTGCCACTACAGCGATAGAGAACGATTCCTTCGCGAAGTCCGCCGGGTCCTCAAACCCGGAGGGCGGATCGTGGCGACGGACTGGCTGATGCGCGATGGATTGACCGTCGATCAGCACGAAAAGTACATACGGCCGATGTATGAACCGTGGGCGATACCAGGCCTGGAGAGCCGTTCCACCTATAGCCGGAGGTTGCGCGATGCAGGCCTTACGGTCCTGGAGTTCGAGGGTTTTAACGGAAAGGACGTGGACAACCAGCGGCTCGTCCAGAACAACTACCAGATTCTCAGAGGACTGGAGTTCTGCGGCCTGTTGCCGGCCAAGCTCCGCCGTTTGATGGAAAAATTCCAGGTGCTGGACGTGGCGTGGCAAAGCGGATGTTTCGAGCTCGGGCGGTATTGTGCGTTGAAGCCCGAATAG
- a CDS encoding TOMM precursor leader peptide-binding protein, producing MGEKPPPSTYTGILKRTTAADRGRVETPMLAPHLEFRDIGDGKMLLVSDNFNTLLGGRMHADLLPLLDGRRSRGDVIAALAGAHSESAVQAQLASLASRGYVVSGDHAMERGAAAFWCALGASPRWAEERLRASAVALSGDDGGLARRLEAMGVAVSGDAPALSVRVCDDYLDPRHAGVNQRRIASGTPWVLVRPKGVEPLFGPVFRPADQGPCWACLAYRLRAHHEIHNFLRNLAGDEAAFRPCVAEPAVLEAVYGLVAMEVAKWLVLEETAPLHEHAVSVDVAHLKSEHHAVVRRPQCSTCGDPGLFRADRPPVPVRLRPSPKGVRNSGGVRSVSPRETLARFRHLIGPVSGIVTWLTRTTEEADPWLHVHWSGSNIALRTRTLSLLRLSLRTKSAGKGSTPSQSEASALCEALERYSGAFHGDEIRRRGRFADFVEAGESRAIHPNDVQLFSDRQLDHAAQINAGDHPYNVVPPRLDPEAEMDWSPVWSLTQERHRYLPTSMLYYGLSPEPRAPTEFVADSNGCAAGNTLEEAILQGFFELVERDAFAIWWYNRLRLPGVDLESFGDEYLGAAGGYYCGLRREMWVLDATGDLGIPVFVAVSRRTDKKEEDIIYGAGAHTDPHIAALRAVCEMNQFLNWVQGSGSGGAGYQVDDPQCLWWWRNATLADHPYLAPAPGGAPRGKADYPVPDTADVREDVEQCRARVEAKGMELLVLDQTRPDIGMPVARVIVPGLRHYWERFAPGRLYDVPVEMGLRESPLTEEEINPAPVIG from the coding sequence ATGGGCGAGAAGCCGCCTCCGTCCACGTATACGGGAATCCTGAAAAGGACCACCGCCGCCGACCGCGGCCGCGTCGAGACGCCGATGCTGGCGCCGCATCTCGAATTCCGCGACATCGGCGACGGCAAGATGCTCCTGGTTTCAGACAACTTCAACACGCTGCTCGGCGGACGGATGCATGCCGATCTCCTGCCGCTGCTCGACGGCCGCCGCTCGCGCGGGGACGTCATCGCCGCCCTGGCGGGCGCGCATTCCGAATCCGCCGTTCAGGCACAACTCGCTTCCCTGGCGTCCAGGGGATACGTCGTTTCGGGCGACCATGCCATGGAACGGGGGGCGGCCGCGTTCTGGTGCGCGCTGGGCGCCTCTCCCCGGTGGGCCGAGGAACGCCTGCGGGCATCGGCGGTGGCGCTCTCCGGCGATGACGGAGGCCTGGCCCGCCGGCTGGAGGCCATGGGCGTGGCCGTGTCGGGAGATGCCCCGGCGCTGTCGGTGCGGGTCTGCGACGACTATCTCGACCCCCGGCATGCCGGCGTCAACCAGCGCCGGATCGCCTCGGGCACACCGTGGGTGCTGGTGCGGCCGAAGGGCGTGGAGCCGCTGTTCGGCCCGGTCTTCCGGCCGGCCGACCAGGGGCCGTGCTGGGCCTGCCTCGCCTACCGCCTGCGCGCCCACCACGAGATCCACAATTTCCTGCGCAACCTTGCCGGCGATGAGGCCGCCTTCCGTCCGTGCGTGGCCGAACCGGCGGTTCTGGAAGCGGTGTACGGACTCGTGGCGATGGAGGTCGCCAAATGGCTGGTGCTGGAGGAAACCGCGCCGCTCCACGAGCACGCCGTCTCGGTGGACGTCGCTCACCTGAAGAGCGAGCACCACGCGGTCGTGCGCCGTCCGCAGTGTTCCACCTGCGGCGACCCGGGCTTGTTCCGCGCCGACCGGCCGCCGGTTCCGGTGCGGCTGCGGCCGAGTCCGAAAGGCGTCCGCAACAGCGGCGGCGTGCGCTCGGTTTCCCCGCGGGAGACCCTCGCCAGGTTCCGTCACTTGATCGGTCCCGTCAGCGGCATCGTGACCTGGCTGACGCGCACCACGGAAGAGGCCGATCCCTGGCTGCACGTCCACTGGTCCGGGAGCAACATCGCGCTGAGGACCCGGACGCTGAGCCTGCTTCGGCTCAGCCTGCGGACCAAGAGCGCCGGCAAGGGAAGCACGCCGAGCCAGTCCGAGGCGAGCGCCCTGTGCGAGGCCCTCGAGCGCTACTCCGGCGCGTTCCATGGCGACGAGATCCGCCGCCGCGGACGGTTCGCCGATTTCGTCGAGGCCGGGGAATCACGGGCCATCCACCCGAACGACGTCCAGCTTTTCAGCGACCGGCAACTGGACCATGCGGCGCAGATCAACGCCGGCGACCATCCTTACAACGTGGTGCCGCCACGTCTCGATCCGGAAGCGGAGATGGACTGGTCGCCCGTGTGGTCGCTGACCCAGGAACGCCATCGGTACCTGCCGACGTCCATGCTCTACTACGGCCTGTCGCCCGAGCCGCGGGCGCCCACCGAGTTCGTCGCGGATTCGAACGGTTGTGCCGCCGGCAATACGCTGGAAGAAGCGATCCTGCAGGGATTCTTCGAGCTGGTGGAACGCGACGCTTTCGCGATCTGGTGGTACAATCGGCTGCGCCTGCCCGGCGTGGACCTGGAAAGCTTCGGCGACGAGTACCTGGGGGCGGCCGGCGGCTACTACTGCGGCCTGCGGCGCGAAATGTGGGTGCTGGACGCCACCGGCGATCTCGGCATTCCGGTTTTCGTCGCCGTCTCGCGCCGGACCGACAAGAAGGAGGAGGACATCATCTACGGAGCCGGCGCGCACACCGACCCCCACATCGCCGCGTTGCGCGCCGTGTGTGAAATGAACCAGTTCCTCAACTGGGTCCAGGGGTCGGGGAGCGGCGGCGCCGGATACCAGGTGGATGATCCGCAATGCCTGTGGTGGTGGCGGAATGCGACGCTCGCGGATCATCCCTATCTGGCGCCGGCGCCGGGCGGGGCTCCGCGCGGCAAGGCGGACTACCCCGTTCCCGACACCGCCGACGTGAGGGAGGACGTCGAGCAGTGCCGCGCGCGGGTCGAGGCCAAGGGCATGGAGTTGCTGGTGCTGGATCAGACCCGGCCCGACATCGGCATGCCAGTGGCGAGGGTCATCGTGCCCGGCCTGCGCCATTACTGGGAACGTTTCGCGCCGGGCCGTCTGTACGACGTGCCGGTGGAGATGGGCCTCCGGGAGAGTCCGCTTACGGAAGAGGAGATCAACCCCGCTCCGGTCATCGGGTGA
- the cfa gene encoding cyclopropane fatty acyl phospholipid synthase — protein sequence MTYTRYRRRLEALLAIADIRIDGGRPWDIQVHNEEFFARIFADGPLGFGEGYMDGWWDCDQLDDMAYRVCRAELYRHFRPLNDLFFLLSARLIRLGRGSRASKLGERHYELGLDLFRAMLGERMMYSCAYWKDAGTLDEAQDRKLDLIARKLQLEPGMRVLDIGCGWGGAIHYFAEKYGVSGVAVTPSLDQYEAARNLCAGLPVEIRRQDYREVDERFDRVYSIDMIGHVGRKHYKTYLEHVRRCLAPEGLHLVQTIGTNSRAVNTDPWVKRYIFPDSDVPSAKQLMEAAQDVLLMEDWHSFPQDYDRTFMCWHDNLAAAWDGFQDQYDERFFRMWRYFLLCAAGGLRSRVNQIWQIVFSVKGMPDGYAPADIR from the coding sequence ATGACGTACACCCGATACCGAAGACGGTTGGAGGCGCTCCTCGCAATCGCGGATATCCGCATCGACGGCGGCCGTCCCTGGGACATCCAGGTGCACAACGAAGAGTTTTTCGCGCGGATCTTCGCGGATGGCCCGTTGGGCTTCGGCGAAGGTTACATGGACGGCTGGTGGGATTGCGACCAGCTCGACGATATGGCGTACCGCGTCTGCCGGGCCGAGCTCTACCGGCATTTCCGCCCGTTGAACGATCTTTTCTTCCTGTTGTCGGCGCGGTTGATCAGGCTCGGGCGCGGCAGCCGCGCGAGCAAGTTGGGCGAACGCCACTACGAACTCGGCCTGGACCTTTTCAGAGCCATGCTCGGCGAGCGCATGATGTACAGTTGCGCCTACTGGAAGGACGCCGGGACGCTCGACGAGGCGCAAGACCGGAAGCTGGACCTGATCGCGCGCAAGCTGCAGCTCGAACCCGGCATGAGGGTGCTGGACATCGGCTGCGGCTGGGGCGGCGCGATCCACTACTTTGCCGAGAAATACGGGGTCTCCGGCGTTGCCGTCACCCCCTCCCTGGACCAATACGAAGCCGCGCGGAACCTGTGCGCCGGGTTGCCGGTGGAGATCCGCCGGCAGGACTACCGCGAGGTGGACGAACGATTCGACCGGGTCTACTCCATCGACATGATCGGGCACGTGGGCCGCAAGCACTACAAGACCTACCTGGAACATGTGCGTCGCTGCCTGGCCCCGGAAGGGCTGCACCTCGTGCAGACCATCGGCACCAACAGCCGCGCCGTCAATACGGACCCGTGGGTCAAGCGGTACATATTCCCTGACAGCGACGTTCCGTCGGCGAAGCAGCTCATGGAGGCCGCCCAGGACGTGCTCCTGATGGAGGACTGGCACAGCTTTCCCCAGGACTATGACCGCACCTTCATGTGCTGGCACGATAATCTGGCCGCCGCGTGGGACGGTTTCCAGGACCAATATGACGAGCGCTTCTTTCGCATGTGGCGTTACTTTCTGCTGTGCGCCGCGGGCGGCCTCCGGTCACGGGTCAACCAGATCTGGCAGATCGTGTTTTCCGTCAAGGGCATGCCCGACGGCTATGCGCCGGCGGACATTCGTTAG